Within the Candidatus Woesearchaeota archaeon genome, the region CTGGACGAAAGCGGTCGTCCGACCAAAAAATACGAGCAGGATGCGAAACTTGCTCGTGATTACTTGAATGAGTTGGGCGTTAGCGAACAAGAGCAGGCCATGATTATTGACCATAGATTATGGCAGGCAATCTTGGAGGCAGCACGCTTTCGGGCAGCAAAAAAGACCGGCGCAAGCGTCAAAAAACGGGTCAGAAAAGCGCCCAAGGTTTCCAGGCCTTCAGGCGCGCAAAAATCAAGCGTGCAGGCTGAGCTAGAAAAAGCCAAGGCACGTTTGGCCAGAACAGGCAGCATCGAGGATGCCCTGCTTGTTCGTAGGCTCACGGCAAAATTAAAACAAGGTTGAGGTAATAACCAATGGCACTACCGACTAACACTCAAACTACTTTTGCGACCAATGGGATTCGCGAGGACTTGGTAAATGTTATTTATGACATTTCGCCCGTCGAAACTCCGTTTATGTCGTCCATTCCCAAGGTTAAAGCAAAAGGCACTTTGCACGAATGGCAAACTGATTCGCTCGCGTCTCCGTCGAATAACGCTCAGCTTGAAGGCGACGACGCTCAAGCTGATGCAGCAAGCGCGACCACTCGGCTTGGCAACTATACGCAAATCAGCCGCAAGGTTGCTCGCGTCTCTGGTACTAACCGCGTAGTGAATTCTGCCGGTCGCTCCGATGAGCTTGACTATCAAGTTTTGAAGCGCGGCCGCGAACTGAAACGGGACATTGAAACCGCTTTGCTGGCAAACAAAGCTAAAAGCGCGGGTTCTGCGGGCGTTGCTCGCGAATTGGCGGGCGTTCCTGCGTGGATTGCGACCAACACCAATTTTGGCGGCACCGGCGCAGACCCGACGGGCGATGGTTCTGATGCGCGAACCGATGGAACTCAGCGCGCGTTTGCTGAGGCGGACCTGAAAGCCGTGCTCGGCGACATTTTCGATGCTGGCGGCCAGCCTGATTTGATCCTGGTCGGCTCATTCAACAAGCAGCAGATGTCCAGTTTCACCGGCAACGCGACCCGCTTTGTCGACGCAAAGGACAAGCGTTTGACTGCCGCGATTGATGTTTACGTCAGCGACTTTGGCGAATTGTCGGTCATTCCTAACCGCTTCATGCGTGCTCGCGATGCGCTTATCCTGCAAACGGATATGTGGGCATTCGCGACTTTGC harbors:
- a CDS encoding head protein, whose protein sequence is MALPTNTQTTFATNGIREDLVNVIYDISPVETPFMSSIPKVKAKGTLHEWQTDSLASPSNNAQLEGDDAQADAASATTRLGNYTQISRKVARVSGTNRVVNSAGRSDELDYQVLKRGRELKRDIETALLANKAKSAGSAGVARELAGVPAWIATNTNFGGTGADPTGDGSDARTDGTQRAFAEADLKAVLGDIFDAGGQPDLILVGSFNKQQMSSFTGNATRFVDAKDKRLTAAIDVYVSDFGELSVIPNRFMRARDALILQTDMWAFATLRDFEEVPLAKTGDSDAVMIVTEYTLEARNEASSGGVFDLTTA